In Arthrobacter sp. CDRTa11, one DNA window encodes the following:
- a CDS encoding chorismate mutase, with protein MTQHNHDVPDTEPYDAGASSLAGQVDNSVMAELLSIRSSIDNIDATLVFLLAERFKATQKVGFLKAAHRLPAGDPGRETAQIARLRRLAEEAHLDPAFAEKFLNFIIGEVIRHHEAIAEDHEAAAGRQDAEQDASQASQGSAVSPGPQASAVA; from the coding sequence ATGACGCAGCACAACCATGACGTTCCTGACACCGAACCATACGACGCCGGGGCCAGTTCGCTGGCAGGCCAGGTGGATAATTCGGTAATGGCGGAACTGCTGTCCATCCGCTCCAGCATCGACAACATCGATGCCACCTTGGTGTTCCTCCTGGCCGAACGGTTCAAGGCCACCCAGAAAGTGGGCTTCCTGAAGGCAGCCCACCGCCTTCCTGCGGGAGACCCCGGCCGTGAAACCGCGCAAATAGCCAGGCTCCGCCGGCTTGCTGAGGAAGCACACCTGGACCCGGCGTTCGCCGAGAAATTCCTGAACTTCATCATCGGCGAGGTCATTCGCCACCACGAAGCCATCGCCGAGGACCATGAGGCCGCCGCGGGGAGGCAGGACGCAGAACAGGACGCGTCCCAGGCATCCCAGGGCTCGGCAGTGTCTCCCGGCCCCCAAGCCTCCGCCGTAGCGTGA